In a single window of the Candidatus Aegiribacteria sp. genome:
- a CDS encoding DUF4389 domain-containing protein — MEERNGEKRDYTDDLMRGLFMIIFFVAARFVAVLVVFIALFQFICTLITRKPNDNVKDFGKDLSLYAAEIIEFLSYNTDRKPWPFSPGSEAEPENPEPSVK, encoded by the coding sequence ATGGAAGAACGAAACGGTGAAAAACGGGACTACACAGATGATCTTATGCGCGGTCTCTTTATGATAATATTCTTCGTGGCAGCTCGATTTGTGGCTGTGCTGGTCGTGTTTATTGCCCTGTTTCAGTTTATCTGTACCCTGATTACCCGGAAGCCGAACGATAACGTGAAAGATTTCGGCAAAGATCTGAGCCTTTATGCAGCTGAGATCATTGAATTCCTGTCCTACAACACTGACAGAAAGCCGTGGCCATTTTCTCCGGGGTCCGAGGCGGAACCGGAGAATCCTGAACCTTCAGTGAAATAG
- a CDS encoding T9SS type A sorting domain-containing protein, whose amino-acid sequence MFNFLLIILPCFSGTIEAEVRIPFFPDIPIVVEDTWQIPYASEIQDIAIDWYANTLVIRSSADGKLYLANPYNCEYQGEVELPAGSDGFGVACNMEVYYVNSSISSMIYYSDGSDSWSEFPNPALTDGTGMDINDYFCHDLSQATASSPYQFYCIKPDGSSYDTYGLPGVTGEISGFMGHEVATLDCPPYAIILTTRFGHEFFFFHNAGSTYTQYGQEPCPVPVSESLGLAWSTDGYVYWSYKGQDNEYYISKLMIPVFGGIEDDPFTEESRIEHLSAAGNPSIGSASLAVNITNPEQILLEVFDLSGRLVEVLHNGQLAHGESTFDFNGSPGVYTAYLRYSEQEETLRFVLIR is encoded by the coding sequence ATGTTCAATTTTCTTCTCATTATTCTTCCCTGTTTTTCCGGAACGATCGAAGCTGAAGTTCGGATTCCCTTCTTCCCGGACATACCGATCGTTGTTGAGGACACATGGCAGATACCTTACGCCTCAGAGATACAGGATATAGCCATAGACTGGTATGCGAATACCCTGGTTATCCGAAGTAGTGCCGACGGGAAACTCTATCTGGCAAACCCATACAACTGCGAATATCAGGGAGAGGTTGAGCTCCCGGCAGGTTCAGATGGCTTCGGAGTAGCTTGTAACATGGAGGTGTACTACGTCAACAGTTCCATTTCATCGATGATTTACTACTCCGATGGATCAGACTCATGGAGCGAATTTCCCAATCCGGCGTTAACCGATGGTACAGGTATGGATATCAATGATTATTTCTGCCACGATCTATCCCAGGCAACCGCTTCAAGCCCCTACCAGTTCTACTGCATTAAGCCTGACGGATCCAGCTATGATACGTATGGGCTGCCGGGGGTGACCGGTGAGATCAGTGGTTTCATGGGGCACGAAGTTGCAACACTTGACTGTCCTCCATACGCTATAATACTTACAACCAGGTTCGGTCATGAGTTCTTCTTCTTTCACAACGCCGGTAGTACATACACGCAATACGGCCAGGAGCCCTGCCCTGTTCCCGTATCAGAATCCCTGGGTCTTGCATGGAGTACGGACGGTTATGTCTACTGGAGCTACAAGGGGCAGGACAACGAGTACTATATAAGTAAACTGATGATACCCGTGTTCGGAGGAATCGAAGACGATCCGTTCACGGAAGAATCCCGGATCGAACATCTAAGCGCTGCCGGCAACCCTTCCATTGGCTCTGCTTCCCTGGCTGTTAACATCACCAATCCGGAACAGATACTGCTTGAGGTTTTCGATCTGTCCGGAAGGCTGGTGGAAGTACTGCATAACGGTCAGCTTGCGCACGGCGAGAGCACCTTCGATTTCAACGGCTCACCGGGTGTTTACACCGCATATCTGCGGTACTCCGAACAGGAAGAGACTCTCAGGTTCGTTCTGATAAGATAA